Proteins found in one Corynebacterium canis genomic segment:
- a CDS encoding DUF2339 domain-containing protein: MERPKAENTATQNHVQRYSTIPLPILGPPLASVRARDPVVLLTPPLPVPRPAPSGTIGTQRFPQAAANYRAVLKPHVPWWDRERMILRSLAALGGLLTVIGAFFFVVNFPEFFALEPPTRVLLGTILGFILLGVAAWLHRRRMHPVAICGMLGTSAAVLCITLLVSAFTYGWLSEWVTLALFTALTAAYLGIGRAWQHQSYVILVGAVSLISTVVIDSLLDDAVFLSAFTGLALLALVRGTHWQHARIAGGSFVLIGVAIGDTLQGPLVGSDIRVEGLPQAIALAILVGIVFFDRNISQRTFQFVGLFVSSTVLFFGFGATSTGWIAWILVGITFGWAMIAYLRQSDVTQWSETLALTWLPLGFVGVVLNTPSTSVLQSHMVPWVFLLVFAAAIAWISEQREHWVVWASWSLVSLYMVSPMHSSVMLKRPLWLTSTNSVTIAFLLFVVLSVALWHRKSLTALPNVVAFLLALLGLHYSTLAVVTTATFIGAALAGDPTMWLGYLVGHALISISWIFASGWILLGHSKLPQRASLGVGITLAIAGTLKLVFLDMSTLTGLPRIAAFLISGIILLIIATRRSKHFAHNNSNQRHAYPPPQYPQGQYPPPQYPQGQYPPVGGAPTYPGQGVQK, encoded by the coding sequence ATGGAACGCCCCAAAGCTGAGAACACCGCAACACAAAACCATGTTCAGCGGTACTCAACGATCCCGTTGCCGATCCTCGGCCCACCGTTAGCGAGCGTGCGTGCGCGCGACCCCGTCGTTCTTCTCACTCCCCCGCTGCCGGTCCCGCGCCCCGCCCCAAGCGGAACGATTGGAACGCAGCGATTCCCGCAGGCCGCCGCCAATTACCGTGCGGTTCTCAAGCCGCATGTCCCATGGTGGGATCGGGAACGAATGATCCTGCGCTCGTTAGCGGCGCTGGGCGGATTGCTCACCGTTATTGGCGCGTTTTTCTTTGTGGTGAATTTCCCGGAGTTCTTTGCGCTTGAGCCGCCCACCCGCGTACTCCTTGGCACGATCTTAGGTTTCATCCTCTTGGGCGTTGCGGCTTGGCTGCACCGCAGGCGCATGCATCCGGTGGCCATTTGCGGGATGTTGGGCACCTCGGCGGCGGTCCTGTGCATCACATTATTGGTGTCCGCTTTTACGTACGGTTGGCTTTCGGAGTGGGTCACGCTCGCTTTGTTTACGGCGCTGACCGCCGCGTATTTGGGCATTGGCCGCGCGTGGCAGCACCAAAGTTACGTTATTTTGGTCGGCGCCGTGTCGCTGATTTCCACGGTTGTCATCGACTCGCTTCTCGACGACGCGGTTTTCCTCAGCGCATTCACGGGGCTGGCGTTGCTCGCGTTGGTGCGGGGCACTCATTGGCAACACGCCCGCATTGCAGGCGGCAGTTTTGTGCTGATCGGGGTGGCTATTGGGGACACGCTGCAGGGCCCGCTGGTGGGCAGTGATATTCGCGTGGAAGGCCTACCGCAAGCGATCGCCCTGGCGATCCTTGTAGGCATCGTGTTTTTCGATCGGAATATCTCCCAACGCACCTTCCAATTCGTTGGTTTGTTCGTGAGCTCAACGGTGCTGTTTTTCGGCTTCGGGGCCACCTCGACGGGCTGGATCGCCTGGATCTTGGTCGGCATTACGTTCGGCTGGGCGATGATCGCTTATCTGCGGCAATCGGATGTCACCCAATGGTCCGAAACGTTGGCATTGACATGGCTCCCGCTGGGTTTCGTCGGCGTTGTGCTAAACACGCCGTCGACAAGCGTTTTGCAAAGCCACATGGTGCCGTGGGTGTTCCTGCTGGTGTTCGCGGCGGCAATCGCATGGATTTCCGAACAACGCGAGCATTGGGTGGTGTGGGCATCATGGTCGCTGGTGTCGCTGTACATGGTGTCGCCGATGCACAGTTCCGTCATGCTGAAACGGCCGCTGTGGCTGACTTCCACGAACTCGGTAACCATCGCTTTCCTGCTGTTTGTGGTGCTGTCCGTGGCTTTGTGGCACCGCAAATCGCTCACCGCGCTACCGAACGTAGTTGCGTTTCTCTTGGCGCTGCTGGGGCTGCACTATTCGACGCTCGCGGTGGTGACCACGGCGACGTTTATCGGCGCCGCGCTCGCCGGCGACCCCACCATGTGGTTGGGCTACCTCGTCGGCCACGCGCTGATTTCCATTTCGTGGATCTTCGCCTCTGGGTGGATCCTGCTGGGGCATTCGAAACTTCCGCAACGCGCCTCACTTGGTGTGGGAATTACACTTGCGATCGCCGGAACGCTCAAACTGGTGTTCTTGGATATGTCCACGCTCACGGGGTTGCCACGCATCGCAGCGTTCCTTATCTCCGGCATTATCCTGCTCATCATTGCGACGCGGCGCAGTAAGCACTTCGCGCACAACAATTCGAATCAACGCCACGCGTATCCGCCGCCGCAGTATCCGCAGGGGCAATATCCGCCGCCGCAGTATCCGCAGGGGCAGTACCCGCCGGTCGGTGGCGCGCCCACGTATCCCGGACAGGGGGTTCAAAAATGA
- the infC gene encoding translation initiation factor IF-3, whose amino-acid sequence MHTLPIRCDLGVPISAEARINERIRVPEVRLVGPGGEQVGIVRIEDARKLAYDADLDLVEVAPNAKPPVCKIMDYGKFKYEAAQKAREARKNQQQTVVKEQKLRPKIDDHDYETKKGNVIRFLEKGSKVKVTIMFRGREQSRPELGFRLLDRLAQDVAEYGVVETKAKQDGRNMTMVIGPLRKGKK is encoded by the coding sequence ATGCACACATTACCCATCCGCTGCGACTTAGGAGTACCCATCAGCGCTGAAGCTCGCATTAATGAGCGTATCCGTGTCCCCGAGGTTCGCCTCGTAGGGCCGGGTGGTGAGCAGGTTGGCATCGTTCGTATTGAAGATGCCCGAAAGCTCGCATACGACGCAGACCTAGACCTCGTTGAGGTCGCCCCCAACGCGAAACCCCCGGTCTGCAAGATCATGGATTACGGAAAGTTCAAATACGAGGCCGCGCAGAAGGCGCGTGAGGCTCGTAAGAACCAGCAACAGACTGTGGTCAAGGAGCAGAAACTTCGTCCCAAGATCGATGATCACGATTATGAGACGAAGAAGGGTAATGTGATCCGGTTCCTGGAGAAAGGCTCCAAGGTTAAGGTCACCATTATGTTCCGTGGCCGTGAGCAATCGCGTCCCGAACTTGGTTTCCGTCTTCTGGACCGACTCGCGCAGGACGTCGCTGAATACGGCGTCGTAGAGACGAAGGCCAAGCAAGACGGGCGGAATATGACGATGGTCATTGGCCCGTTGCGTAAAGGCAAGAAGTAA
- the rpmI gene encoding 50S ribosomal protein L35 — protein MKQKTHKGTAKRVKVTGSGKLRRERANRRHLLEGKPSTRTRRLKGTADVDKADVKRVKRLLGKA, from the coding sequence ATGAAGCAGAAGACCCACAAGGGCACCGCCAAGCGCGTGAAGGTCACCGGCTCCGGCAAACTCCGTCGCGAGAGGGCTAATCGCCGTCACCTCCTTGAGGGCAAGCCCTCCACCCGCACTCGTCGCCTGAAGGGCACTGCCGATGTCGATAAGGCTGATGTGAAGCGCGTGAAGCGCTTGCTCGGCAAGGCTTAA
- the rplT gene encoding 50S ribosomal protein L20 yields the protein MARVKRSLNAKKKRRTILKSAKGYRGQRSRLYRKAKEQWLHSMTYSYRDRRARKSEFRKLWIQRINAAARMNDITYNRLIQGLRLAGIEVDRKILAELAVNDFAAFSAICEAAKAALPADVNAPKAA from the coding sequence GTGGCACGTGTCAAGCGGTCCCTCAACGCCAAGAAGAAGCGTCGCACAATCCTCAAATCTGCAAAGGGTTACCGCGGCCAGCGCTCCCGCCTTTACCGCAAGGCCAAGGAGCAGTGGCTGCACTCCATGACTTACTCTTACCGCGATCGTCGCGCCCGTAAGAGCGAGTTCCGCAAGCTGTGGATCCAGCGCATCAACGCAGCTGCCCGCATGAACGATATCACCTACAACCGCCTCATCCAGGGCCTGCGTCTCGCCGGCATCGAGGTGGATCGCAAGATCCTAGCGGAGCTGGCTGTCAATGACTTCGCCGCGTTCTCCGCGATCTGCGAGGCGGCAAAGGCCGCACTTCCGGCCGATGTCAACGCGCCGAAGGCCGCCTAG
- a CDS encoding TM2 domain-containing protein translates to MTNPFGEVHYDKDGLPIQHPQAQPNPYADPFSQPQQAYMNPMTNMPIPPQQPQQFANVPMQYGAVSPMAVNAVPKQWIVAVLLAFFLGPWGAHNFYLGYTQKAWLQFGLFVGGIITSFLFIGVIPMAAVSIWAFIEFIMLLIGSSPYDRDGQGLPLQK, encoded by the coding sequence ATGACAAATCCTTTCGGTGAAGTCCACTACGATAAGGACGGCTTGCCGATTCAGCATCCGCAGGCGCAACCGAACCCGTACGCTGATCCGTTCTCGCAGCCGCAGCAGGCGTACATGAATCCCATGACCAATATGCCGATTCCGCCGCAGCAGCCGCAGCAGTTCGCGAACGTACCCATGCAATACGGTGCGGTTTCTCCGATGGCGGTAAATGCGGTGCCGAAGCAGTGGATCGTCGCCGTGTTGCTTGCGTTTTTCCTTGGTCCCTGGGGCGCCCATAACTTCTACTTGGGTTACACCCAGAAGGCGTGGCTTCAGTTCGGGCTGTTTGTTGGTGGCATTATCACCTCGTTCTTGTTTATTGGCGTGATTCCGATGGCGGCCGTGAGCATTTGGGCGTTTATTGAGTTCATTATGTTGCTGATCGGCAGCAGCCCGTACGATCGTGACGGGCAAGGGCTTCCGCTGCAAAAGTAG
- a CDS encoding NINE protein produces the protein MMLTAPSSATRQVTDSQDSGAPVRWRVTVLFAVFTGLCGGHNFYLGYPQRGFVQLGLLVAGIATFASGLGLVLLTMLALWVLAELVLLLARVAPYSCDAQGYIVVSPAAAYC, from the coding sequence ATGATGTTGACCGCGCCATCTTCAGCAACGCGTCAAGTAACCGACTCGCAAGATTCGGGCGCGCCCGTGCGCTGGCGGGTCACGGTCCTCTTCGCGGTGTTTACCGGCCTGTGTGGGGGCCATAATTTTTATCTGGGGTATCCGCAACGGGGGTTTGTGCAATTGGGTTTGCTGGTCGCGGGGATTGCCACGTTCGCTTCCGGCCTGGGGTTGGTATTGCTGACCATGCTGGCCCTGTGGGTGCTGGCGGAGCTGGTGTTGTTATTGGCTCGGGTCGCGCCGTATTCCTGTGATGCGCAGGGCTATATCGTGGTGAGCCCGGCCGCCGCATACTGCTAG
- a CDS encoding TrmH family RNA methyltransferase: protein MQLDFGSPFTERTGRIVQAAKLHRAAARKKVNRFLVEGENSVDAAIATGAATDVFVTEPAAERFADLLVAAGHMGVYVHPITDGAARALADTVTPTGIFAVCTPVTWGIGRVLQGKPRLVTVPVGTNDPGNAGTLIRVSDAVGADAVVFAGQCVDPQGPKAVRASAGSLFHIPVAREADARGLIGQLRARGLQVLATAADGEMNLDHAGELLARPTAWLFGNEAHGLEPELLDLADHRVRIPIRARAESLNLATAASICLYESAKALYSQL, encoded by the coding sequence ATGCAATTGGATTTTGGTTCACCATTTACGGAGCGCACGGGGCGCATTGTGCAGGCGGCGAAGTTGCATCGGGCGGCGGCGCGGAAAAAGGTGAACCGGTTCCTTGTGGAGGGCGAAAATTCTGTCGACGCCGCGATTGCCACGGGCGCCGCAACCGACGTATTTGTCACCGAACCTGCGGCCGAACGTTTTGCCGATTTGCTGGTGGCCGCTGGACATATGGGCGTGTACGTGCACCCCATTACGGATGGTGCGGCCCGCGCCCTTGCGGATACCGTGACCCCTACCGGCATCTTTGCCGTGTGCACGCCGGTCACGTGGGGCATCGGCAGGGTTTTGCAAGGCAAACCGCGCCTTGTCACGGTTCCGGTGGGCACCAATGATCCGGGCAATGCGGGCACGCTGATCCGCGTGAGCGATGCCGTGGGCGCGGATGCCGTGGTGTTTGCCGGGCAGTGTGTGGATCCGCAGGGTCCGAAGGCGGTGCGCGCTTCGGCGGGCTCGCTATTTCATATTCCGGTGGCGCGGGAGGCTGATGCGCGGGGGTTGATAGGGCAGTTGCGGGCGCGGGGATTGCAGGTATTGGCCACCGCCGCGGACGGCGAAATGAATCTCGATCATGCTGGCGAATTGTTGGCGCGCCCGACGGCGTGGCTGTTTGGCAATGAAGCCCATGGATTGGAGCCGGAATTGCTGGATCTGGCGGACCATCGGGTGCGCATTCCGATTCGCGCCCGGGCGGAGTCGCTGAACCTTGCCACCGCGGCGTCGATATGTTTGTACGAGTCGGCGAAGGCCCTATATTCGCAGCTCTGA
- the pheS gene encoding phenylalanine--tRNA ligase subunit alpha — translation MSEIQLTEASLNAAADAAEQAFQAAENLEELAVARRAHLGDEAPIPQARRALGSLPKAERKDAGRAVNMARGRVEKLFAQAKVALEEKRNAEVLVAERVDVTVPTTRTQSGALHPITILSEQIADIFVGMGWEIAEGPEVEAEYFNFDSLNFLPDHPARTLQDTFHIAPEGSRQVLRTHTSPVQMRTMLSRDVPMYIACPGRVFRTDELDATHTPVFHQIEGLAVDKGLTMAHLRGTLDHLAKTLFGPETHTRMRANYFPFTEPSAEVDVWFPNKKGGAGWIEWGGCGMVNPNVLRAAGIDPEEYTGFAFGMGLERTLQFRNGLSDMRDMVEGDVRFTLPFGIQA, via the coding sequence GTGTCTGAGATCCAGTTAACTGAAGCCAGTTTGAACGCCGCGGCCGACGCTGCCGAGCAGGCGTTTCAAGCAGCAGAAAACTTAGAGGAGTTGGCCGTCGCCCGCCGCGCGCACTTGGGCGATGAGGCTCCGATTCCGCAAGCCCGCCGCGCGCTTGGCTCATTGCCAAAGGCCGAGCGCAAGGACGCTGGGCGTGCCGTGAACATGGCTCGCGGGCGCGTCGAAAAGCTTTTTGCGCAGGCGAAGGTGGCGCTGGAGGAAAAGCGTAACGCGGAAGTACTCGTCGCGGAGCGTGTCGACGTCACGGTGCCCACCACCCGCACGCAATCTGGCGCGCTGCACCCCATCACCATCCTGAGCGAGCAGATCGCCGATATTTTCGTAGGCATGGGCTGGGAAATCGCGGAGGGTCCGGAGGTGGAAGCGGAGTACTTTAACTTCGATTCGCTCAACTTCCTGCCCGATCACCCCGCGCGCACGCTGCAGGACACGTTCCATATCGCGCCCGAGGGGTCGCGCCAGGTGCTGCGCACGCACACCTCCCCGGTGCAGATGCGCACCATGCTGTCCCGCGATGTGCCCATGTATATCGCGTGCCCGGGGCGCGTGTTTCGCACGGATGAGCTGGACGCCACGCACACGCCGGTGTTTCACCAGATCGAGGGGCTGGCCGTGGATAAGGGGCTGACCATGGCCCACCTGCGTGGAACACTTGATCACCTAGCCAAAACCTTGTTCGGGCCGGAGACGCACACTCGGATGCGCGCAAATTACTTCCCGTTTACCGAGCCTTCCGCCGAGGTGGACGTGTGGTTCCCCAATAAAAAGGGCGGCGCGGGCTGGATCGAATGGGGCGGTTGCGGCATGGTGAACCCGAACGTGCTGCGTGCCGCGGGCATCGACCCCGAGGAATACACCGGCTTCGCCTTTGGCATGGGCCTGGAACGTACGTTGCAATTCCGCAATGGCCTGTCCGATATGCGCGACATGGTCGAAGGCGACGTCCGCTTCACACTGCCGTTCGGTATTCAGGCATAA